In Thermomonas carbonis, a single genomic region encodes these proteins:
- the fabD gene encoding ACP S-malonyltransferase, protein MLAELSELHACVKATFEEASQGAGVDLWALSQAGPEELLNRTEYTQPALLAAGVAVWRAWQASGGPMPTVLAGHSLGEYSALVAAGALSLHDGAHLVRIRGQLMQDAAPAGTGAMAAVLGAEDALVLEVCEAVSGVEVVVPANFNSPGQVVIGGHAAAVDAGLAMLAERGVRKMVKLSVSVPSHTPLMRDAANRLAETMAGLQWQLPSLPVVQNVDATVHDSIDAIREALVRQLYLPVQWTGCVQALAARGVGRIGECGPGKVLAGLAKRIDKSLDARALGTPADFTGAIEEWNA, encoded by the coding sequence ATGCTGGCCGAACTCTCGGAATTGCATGCCTGCGTGAAGGCGACTTTCGAGGAAGCCTCGCAGGGTGCTGGCGTGGATCTGTGGGCGCTGTCGCAGGCCGGACCGGAAGAGCTGCTCAACCGCACCGAATACACCCAGCCGGCGCTGCTCGCTGCAGGCGTGGCGGTGTGGCGTGCGTGGCAGGCCAGCGGAGGGCCGATGCCGACCGTGTTGGCAGGCCATAGCCTGGGCGAATACAGCGCACTGGTCGCGGCCGGTGCGCTGTCGCTGCACGATGGTGCGCACCTGGTGCGCATTCGTGGCCAGCTGATGCAGGACGCAGCACCTGCCGGCACCGGCGCGATGGCGGCAGTGCTGGGTGCCGAGGACGCGCTGGTGCTCGAAGTCTGCGAAGCCGTGTCCGGCGTCGAGGTCGTGGTGCCGGCCAATTTCAACTCGCCGGGGCAGGTCGTGATCGGCGGCCACGCGGCCGCGGTCGATGCTGGGTTGGCGATGCTGGCCGAACGCGGCGTGCGCAAGATGGTGAAGCTCTCGGTCAGCGTGCCCTCGCACACGCCACTGATGCGCGACGCCGCCAACCGGCTCGCCGAGACCATGGCTGGCCTGCAGTGGCAACTGCCGTCATTGCCGGTGGTGCAGAACGTCGACGCGACCGTGCACGACAGCATCGATGCGATTCGCGAGGCGCTGGTGCGCCAGCTTTACCTGCCCGTGCAATGGACCGGTTGCGTGCAGGCATTGGCCGCGCGCGGTGTGGGGCGCATCGGCGAATGCGGTCCGGGCAAGGTGCTGGCGGGCCTTGCCAAGCGCATCGACAAATCGCTCGACGCGCGCGCGCTGGGCACACCGGCCGACTTCACCGGCGCTATCGAGGAATGGAACGCATGA
- the fabG gene encoding 3-oxoacyl-ACP reductase FabG: MSELVLKGEVALVTGASRGIGAAIADELAALGATVIGTATSDAGAQAIGERLAAAGGHGRRLNVNEAGSIEALIDAVSTEFGGVSILVNNAGITRDNLLMRMKDEDWQAILDTNLTSVYRASKAVLRGMMKARKGRIINIASVIGVTGNAGQANYAAAKAGIIGFSKSLAKEIGSRGVTVNVVAPGFIATDMTADLPDAAKQAMLGQIALGRLGEPADIARAVAFLAGPGATYITGETLHVNGGMYMP; the protein is encoded by the coding sequence ATGAGTGAGTTGGTATTGAAGGGCGAAGTCGCACTGGTCACGGGCGCGTCGCGCGGGATCGGTGCCGCCATCGCCGACGAACTTGCCGCGCTGGGCGCAACCGTGATCGGCACCGCCACGTCGGATGCGGGTGCACAGGCGATCGGCGAGCGCCTGGCTGCAGCCGGTGGCCATGGTCGTCGCTTGAACGTCAACGAGGCCGGCAGCATCGAGGCCCTGATCGATGCGGTGTCGACCGAATTCGGCGGCGTCTCGATCCTGGTCAACAATGCCGGCATCACCCGCGACAACCTGCTGATGCGGATGAAGGACGAGGACTGGCAGGCCATCCTCGATACCAACCTGACCAGCGTCTATCGCGCCTCGAAGGCAGTGCTGCGCGGGATGATGAAGGCGCGCAAGGGCCGCATCATCAACATCGCCTCGGTGATCGGGGTCACCGGTAATGCCGGGCAGGCGAACTACGCCGCGGCAAAGGCCGGCATCATCGGTTTCAGCAAGTCGCTGGCGAAGGAGATCGGTTCGCGCGGGGTCACGGTCAATGTCGTTGCGCCCGGCTTCATCGCCACCGACATGACCGCGGACCTGCCGGACGCAGCCAAGCAGGCCATGCTCGGGCAGATCGCGCTGGGCCGGCTCGGCGAGCCAGCCGACATCGCCCGCGCGGTGGCCTTCCTGGCCGGACCCGGCGCGACCTACATCACCGGCGAAACCCTGCACGTCAACGGCGGGATGTACATGCCGTAG
- the acpP gene encoding acyl carrier protein, with protein MSNIEERVKKIVIEQLGVKEEDVSNSASFVEDLGADSLDTVELVMALEEEFECEIPDEEAEKISTVQAAIDYIKAHVKA; from the coding sequence ATGAGCAACATCGAAGAGCGCGTCAAGAAGATCGTCATCGAACAACTGGGCGTCAAGGAAGAGGACGTCAGCAACAGCGCATCGTTCGTCGAAGATCTCGGCGCGGACTCGCTGGACACGGTCGAGCTGGTGATGGCGCTCGAGGAAGAGTTCGAGTGCGAGATCCCGGACGAAGAAGCCGAGAAGATCAGCACCGTGCAGGCCGCGATCGACTACATCAAGGCGCACGTCAAGGCCTGA
- the fabF gene encoding beta-ketoacyl-ACP synthase II, whose translation MSKRRVVVTGMGIVSPLGNDLASNWDGIVNGRSGIGPVAGFDASSYPTRIAGEIRDFDVTRWVNPKDAKKMDHFIHYGVAASLMALEDSGLQVTEANAERIGALIGSGIGGIWGIEETSVKLHDGGVRKISPFYIPSTIINMLPGQVSLLTGIKGPNFSAVSACATANHSIGMAMRMIQYGDADVMIAGGAERGSSPTSMGGFCAMKAMSTRNDDPAAASRPWDAGRDGFVLGDGAGILVLEEYEHAKARGARIYCELAGFGASSDAFHMTAPSENGDGPARCMAMAFKDAGINADQVGYLNAHGTSTPLGDLAETLAIKRALGDHAYKTMVSSTKSMTGHLLGAAGGVEAIYTIKALETGIIPPTINLETPGEGCDLDYVPNTARDSKVDVVVSNGFGFGGTNGTLVFRRI comes from the coding sequence ATGTCGAAACGACGCGTAGTAGTGACCGGGATGGGCATCGTCTCGCCGCTGGGCAACGACCTGGCCAGCAACTGGGACGGGATCGTCAATGGCCGTTCCGGCATCGGCCCGGTGGCCGGTTTCGATGCCAGCAGCTATCCGACCCGGATCGCAGGCGAGATCCGCGACTTCGACGTCACCCGCTGGGTGAACCCGAAGGACGCGAAGAAGATGGACCACTTCATCCACTACGGCGTGGCTGCGTCGCTGATGGCGCTGGAGGATTCCGGGCTGCAGGTGACCGAGGCCAACGCCGAGCGCATCGGCGCGCTGATCGGCTCCGGCATCGGCGGCATCTGGGGCATCGAGGAGACCTCGGTGAAGCTGCACGATGGCGGGGTGCGCAAGATCAGCCCGTTCTACATCCCCAGCACCATCATCAACATGCTGCCGGGGCAGGTCTCGCTGCTGACCGGCATCAAGGGCCCGAATTTTTCCGCCGTGTCCGCCTGCGCCACCGCCAACCATTCGATCGGGATGGCGATGCGCATGATCCAGTACGGCGACGCCGACGTGATGATCGCCGGTGGCGCCGAACGCGGCAGTTCGCCGACCTCGATGGGCGGCTTCTGCGCGATGAAGGCGATGAGCACCCGCAACGACGATCCCGCCGCCGCCTCGCGCCCCTGGGACGCCGGCCGCGACGGGTTCGTCCTCGGCGACGGCGCCGGGATCCTGGTGCTGGAGGAATACGAGCACGCCAAGGCCCGCGGCGCGCGCATCTACTGCGAGCTGGCCGGCTTTGGCGCGTCTTCCGACGCCTTCCACATGACCGCGCCCAGCGAGAACGGGGACGGCCCCGCGCGCTGCATGGCGATGGCGTTCAAGGACGCCGGCATCAATGCGGACCAGGTCGGTTACCTCAACGCGCACGGCACCTCGACGCCGCTCGGCGATTTGGCGGAAACCCTGGCGATCAAGCGCGCGCTGGGCGACCACGCCTACAAGACGATGGTCAGCTCGACCAAGTCGATGACCGGTCACCTGCTTGGCGCCGCCGGCGGCGTGGAGGCGATCTACACGATCAAGGCGCTGGAAACCGGGATCATCCCGCCGACGATCAACCTGGAAACGCCGGGCGAAGGCTGCGACCTCGACTACGTGCCGAACACCGCGCGTGATTCGAAGGTCGATGTGGTGGTTTCGAACGGATTCGGCTTCGGCGGTACCAACGGCACGTTGGTGTTCCGTCGCATCTGA
- a CDS encoding aminodeoxychorismate synthase component I codes for MGCSVPMITRILPADLDLLDLHRLDPVRYPVLLESSATGAHGRWDMLLAHAGESFALHRDGVVRDQAGARLDGRFLDVLDARWRALRIPRDAGSKLPFCGGWALLLGYELAQQVESVLRLPQSIGGLPVACALRCPAAVLRDRVSGECIAIAELDADALLDRISADVEPARAMPALADWQPPAAVEEDAPQGYIGGVQRVLEYLAAGDVFQVNLSRGWTARFKGSLDPAGLFQRLRGNNPAPFAGIFGGDGWSVVSASPERLVSVHGDVVETRPIAGTRPRFDGDDDAERIRELVGHPKERAEHVMLIDLERNDLGRVCTPGSVVVDELMTVESYAHVHHIVSNVRGTLLPDATPGGVIAAVFPGGTITGCPKVRCMQIVAELEGTGRGAYTGAMGWLNRDGDMDLNILIRSGEAEGQELRFRTGAGIVIDSDPQRELDETRAKARGMLRALGVE; via the coding sequence ATGGGGTGCTCCGTGCCGATGATCACCCGAATTCTTCCCGCCGATCTCGACTTGCTCGACCTGCATCGGCTGGATCCGGTGCGCTATCCGGTGCTGCTGGAATCCAGCGCGACCGGCGCGCATGGCCGCTGGGACATGTTGCTCGCTCACGCAGGCGAATCCTTCGCCCTGCATCGTGATGGTGTAGTCCGCGACCAGGCAGGCGCGCGGCTCGACGGGCGATTTCTCGATGTACTCGATGCGCGCTGGCGGGCGTTGCGCATTCCGCGTGATGCGGGCAGCAAGCTGCCATTCTGCGGTGGCTGGGCGCTGCTGCTGGGATACGAACTTGCGCAGCAGGTCGAGTCCGTCCTGCGGTTGCCGCAATCGATCGGTGGGCTGCCCGTCGCCTGCGCGCTGCGTTGCCCGGCCGCTGTGCTGCGGGATCGCGTCAGCGGCGAATGCATCGCGATCGCGGAACTTGATGCCGACGCTTTGCTGGATCGCATCAGCGCGGATGTCGAACCCGCGCGTGCGATGCCGGCACTCGCTGATTGGCAGCCACCCGCAGCAGTCGAGGAAGACGCGCCGCAAGGTTATATCGGTGGCGTGCAGCGTGTGCTGGAGTACTTGGCCGCAGGCGACGTGTTCCAGGTCAATCTCTCGCGCGGCTGGACGGCACGCTTCAAGGGGTCGCTCGATCCCGCCGGCTTGTTCCAGCGCCTACGAGGCAATAACCCCGCGCCATTCGCCGGGATCTTCGGTGGCGATGGCTGGAGCGTGGTCAGCGCGTCGCCAGAGCGATTGGTATCGGTGCACGGCGATGTCGTCGAAACCCGCCCGATCGCCGGCACCCGACCGCGTTTCGATGGGGACGACGATGCCGAGCGCATCCGCGAGCTGGTCGGCCATCCAAAGGAACGTGCCGAGCATGTGATGCTGATCGACCTGGAGCGCAACGACCTGGGGCGCGTCTGCACGCCCGGTAGCGTGGTGGTCGACGAGCTGATGACTGTCGAGAGCTACGCGCACGTGCACCACATCGTCAGCAACGTGCGCGGGACCTTGCTGCCCGATGCGACGCCGGGTGGGGTCATCGCCGCGGTGTTCCCTGGCGGCACCATCACCGGTTGCCCGAAGGTGCGCTGCATGCAGATCGTCGCCGAACTGGAAGGCACGGGCCGTGGCGCGTACACCGGCGCGATGGGCTGGTTGAATCGCGACGGCGACATGGACCTGAACATCCTGATCCGCAGCGGCGAAGCCGAAGGGCAGGAGCTGCGCTTCCGCACCGGTGCCGGCATCGTGATCGACTCCGACCCGCAACGCGAACTCGACGAGACGCGGGCCAAGGCGCGCGGCATGCTGCGGGCGCTGGGCGTCGAATGA
- the pabC gene encoding aminodeoxychorismate lyase — protein MGRDRLDTVSIANRGLNYGDGVFETMRVHRGALPLWPQHLARLREGAGRLGIAVPDVDFIEARIADMVSAVDAGVLKLLLTRGEGGRGYAPPADAVPTWMLSLQPLPEVLAGLRVHPCETRLSMQAALAGIKHCNRLEQVLGRAEAVRAGCDEGLMQDLAGNPVCATSANLLVLRDGRWRTPAVETCGVAGVLRAWLLAQDLVEVAAVPPEGLADADALALCNAVRGILPMRALGAREWSPHQATDELQARLAMAYPMFQHAGSKP, from the coding sequence ATGGGGCGCGATCGTCTGGACACGGTTTCGATCGCCAACCGGGGATTGAACTACGGCGATGGCGTCTTCGAAACCATGCGCGTGCATCGCGGCGCATTGCCGCTGTGGCCGCAGCACCTGGCGCGGTTGCGTGAAGGCGCCGGGCGTCTGGGCATCGCGGTGCCCGATGTCGATTTCATCGAGGCACGCATCGCCGACATGGTGTCGGCGGTAGACGCCGGCGTGCTCAAGCTGCTGCTGACCCGCGGCGAAGGCGGGCGTGGCTACGCGCCACCCGCGGACGCGGTGCCGACGTGGATGCTGTCGCTGCAGCCGTTGCCGGAGGTCTTGGCTGGCTTGCGCGTGCATCCCTGCGAAACCCGCCTGTCGATGCAGGCCGCGCTGGCCGGGATCAAGCATTGCAACCGGCTCGAACAGGTGCTCGGCCGTGCGGAGGCGGTGCGCGCGGGATGCGACGAAGGCCTCATGCAGGATCTGGCCGGCAACCCGGTGTGCGCGACATCGGCCAATTTGCTGGTGCTGCGCGATGGTCGCTGGCGCACGCCGGCGGTGGAGACCTGCGGCGTGGCCGGCGTGCTGCGTGCCTGGCTGCTGGCGCAGGATCTCGTCGAGGTCGCGGCAGTGCCGCCCGAGGGCCTTGCCGACGCCGACGCCCTGGCGCTGTGCAACGCGGTGCGCGGTATCCTGCCGATGCGCGCATTGGGCGCGCGCGAGTGGTCGCCGCATCAGGCGACCGACGAATTGCAGGCACGGTTGGCGATGGCATATCCGATGTTCCAACACGCAGGTTCAAAGCCGTGA
- the mltG gene encoding endolytic transglycosylase MltG: MSRGRTGGFFRRAFLVLLLAAVAVGAWYWTRYQGFADAPLVGIGAGDSLVVKRGDSLDKVLRTLQAQGVDTGDRLQWQVLARQTGAAGKLQVGEYALVPDTSPRALLLAMRDGKVVRRNFTIVEGWNIRDVRAALAKVDGLEHDSAGLDDAALMKALGHPGQHPEGRFLPETYAWVQGDSDLDLLKRAHKALQVALDEAWATRAEDLPLKNADEALVLASIVEKETGIAEERPAIAGVFVRRLKIGMRLQTDPTVIYGMGAAYAGNIRRSDLTTDTPYNTYTRAGLTPTPIAMPGKAALRAATRPADADALYFVAVGDGSGRHVFSPSLDAHNAAVREYLRRYRAQREAAPK, encoded by the coding sequence GTGAGCCGCGGCCGGACGGGCGGTTTTTTCCGTCGTGCATTCCTTGTCCTGCTGCTGGCGGCGGTGGCGGTCGGCGCGTGGTACTGGACGCGCTACCAGGGCTTTGCCGATGCGCCGCTGGTGGGCATCGGGGCGGGCGACAGTTTGGTCGTGAAGCGCGGCGATTCGCTGGACAAGGTCCTGCGCACCCTGCAGGCGCAGGGCGTGGACACGGGCGATCGTCTGCAGTGGCAGGTGCTCGCGCGGCAGACCGGTGCCGCCGGCAAGTTGCAGGTCGGCGAATACGCGCTGGTGCCCGACACCTCGCCGCGCGCGCTGCTGCTGGCGATGCGCGATGGCAAGGTGGTGCGGCGCAACTTCACCATCGTCGAAGGCTGGAACATCCGCGACGTGCGTGCCGCGCTGGCGAAGGTGGATGGACTCGAACACGATTCGGCGGGGCTGGACGATGCCGCACTGATGAAGGCGCTCGGGCATCCCGGACAGCATCCGGAGGGACGCTTCTTGCCTGAAACCTATGCCTGGGTACAGGGCGATAGTGACCTCGACTTGCTCAAGCGTGCGCACAAGGCACTGCAAGTGGCGCTGGACGAAGCCTGGGCCACGCGCGCCGAAGACCTGCCGTTGAAGAACGCGGACGAAGCGCTGGTCCTCGCGTCCATCGTCGAAAAGGAAACCGGTATCGCCGAGGAGCGTCCGGCCATCGCCGGGGTGTTCGTGCGTCGATTGAAGATCGGCATGCGTCTGCAGACCGACCCCACCGTGATCTACGGCATGGGCGCGGCCTATGCCGGCAACATCCGCCGCAGCGACCTGACCACCGACACGCCGTACAACACCTACACCCGCGCCGGCCTGACCCCCACCCCGATCGCGATGCCGGGCAAGGCCGCGTTGCGTGCGGCCACCCGGCCGGCCGACGCCGATGCGCTGTATTTCGTCGCGGTTGGCGATGGTAGCGGCCGGCATGTGTTCTCGCCATCGCTGGATGCGCACAACGCCGCAGTCCGCGAGTACCTGCGGCGTTACCGTGCGCAGCGCGAGGCCGCCCCGAAGTGA
- the tmk gene encoding dTMP kinase, whose amino-acid sequence MTQTLQRQPRLLSIEGGEGAGKSTVLSALREALLADGFDVVSTREPGGTPLAERIRELLLGGSGEPVHAETELLLMFASRAQHVREVVLPALHRGAWVISDRFTDSSYAYQGAGRGLDEDFIATLERRVVGIEPGLTLLLDLGVAHGRERTRGRDLLGGGTPDRIERERDSFFERVREGFLTRAAQHPDRFRVIDASPDAASVAAAALAALVAYRETLR is encoded by the coding sequence GTGACGCAAACCCTGCAACGCCAGCCGCGCCTGCTGAGCATCGAAGGCGGCGAGGGCGCCGGCAAGAGCACGGTGCTGTCCGCCCTGCGCGAGGCATTGCTGGCCGATGGTTTCGACGTGGTGAGCACGCGCGAACCGGGTGGCACGCCACTGGCGGAACGCATTCGCGAGCTGCTGCTGGGCGGTTCCGGCGAACCGGTACACGCAGAGACGGAATTGCTGCTGATGTTCGCGTCGCGCGCGCAGCACGTGCGCGAGGTGGTGCTGCCGGCGCTGCATCGCGGTGCGTGGGTGATCAGCGACCGTTTCACCGATTCCAGTTATGCCTACCAGGGCGCGGGACGCGGGTTGGACGAGGACTTCATCGCCACGCTGGAACGGCGAGTGGTCGGCATCGAACCCGGCCTGACCCTGCTGTTGGACCTCGGCGTGGCGCACGGGCGCGAGCGCACACGCGGTCGCGACCTGCTCGGAGGCGGCACGCCCGACCGCATCGAGCGCGAACGCGACAGCTTCTTCGAGCGCGTGCGCGAGGGCTTCCTCACCCGCGCGGCGCAGCATCCGGATCGCTTCCGGGTGATCGATGCCAGTCCCGACGCGGCGAGCGTGGCCGCCGCCGCACTCGCGGCGTTGGTGGCGTATCGCGAGACGCTGCGATGA
- a CDS encoding DNA polymerase III subunit delta' (catalyzes the DNA-template-directed extension of the 3'-end of a DNA strand; the delta' subunit seems to interact with the gamma subunit to transfer the beta subunit on the DNA): MLPALSPWQQRAYDHAAAAIDGGHFGHATLITGPALIGKRVLAEHLAHRVLCRSPKADGQACGACKGCSLFAARAQYDPLETRPDGALSHPWGHSAHPDLSMVGYEWKLKPSPPKMRAELVIEQIRSLSEKLSLTPQLGGAQVVIVDPADAINWNAFNALLKTLEEPQPGRYLWLLSSNPARLPATIRSRCQRLDVRLPPRAEALAWLLSRGHAAKAAGEALDAARGHPGLADAWASGDGLALRRTVADDVQALGRGQAAVGEVAQRWVADGRASERLQHLAELALHDAAGLTDSAATRTLAARFDAANRARDLLRSTVRADLAVAESLLAWC, translated from the coding sequence CTGTTGCCGGCGCTTAGCCCGTGGCAGCAGCGCGCCTACGACCACGCTGCTGCTGCCATCGACGGTGGCCATTTCGGCCATGCGACCCTGATCACCGGCCCCGCCTTGATCGGCAAGCGCGTGCTGGCGGAACACCTGGCGCATCGTGTGCTGTGCCGCTCGCCGAAGGCGGATGGCCAGGCCTGCGGCGCGTGCAAGGGCTGTTCGCTGTTCGCCGCGCGCGCGCAGTACGACCCGCTGGAAACGCGGCCGGATGGTGCGTTGTCCCATCCGTGGGGGCACAGCGCGCATCCCGACTTGTCGATGGTCGGTTACGAGTGGAAGTTGAAGCCGTCGCCGCCGAAGATGCGTGCCGAGCTGGTCATCGAACAGATCCGCTCGCTGTCGGAAAAGCTGTCGCTGACGCCGCAGCTGGGCGGCGCGCAGGTGGTCATCGTCGATCCTGCAGACGCGATCAACTGGAATGCATTCAACGCACTGTTGAAGACGCTGGAGGAACCGCAGCCGGGTCGCTACCTGTGGCTGCTGTCGTCCAATCCGGCGCGCCTGCCTGCGACGATCCGCAGCCGTTGCCAGCGGCTGGACGTGCGCCTGCCGCCGCGTGCGGAAGCCTTGGCCTGGCTACTGTCGCGCGGGCATGCGGCGAAGGCGGCCGGCGAAGCGCTGGACGCCGCGCGCGGGCATCCCGGCCTGGCCGATGCGTGGGCGTCGGGCGATGGACTGGCCCTGCGCCGCACGGTGGCCGACGATGTACAGGCACTCGGTCGCGGCCAGGCCGCGGTGGGCGAGGTCGCGCAACGCTGGGTCGCCGATGGCCGGGCAAGTGAACGCTTGCAGCATCTTGCCGAACTCGCCCTGCACGATGCCGCGGGCTTGACCGATTCGGCCGCAACCCGCACGCTGGCCGCGCGGTTCGACGCCGCCAACCGCGCGCGCGACCTGTTGCGCAGTACGGTGCGCGCCGACCTTGCAGTAGCCGAATCATTGCTTGCCTGGTGCTGA
- a CDS encoding PilZ domain-containing protein, whose translation MGGGARQGILSLVVKDKPSLYNAYMPYVRQGGIFVPTTRRYFIGDEVFLLLTLPDSSERLPVAGKVCWVTPTGAQGSRPAGIGVQFADTAEGEAVRGKIETTLAGTLNSDKPTQTM comes from the coding sequence ATGGGTGGTGGAGCGCGGCAGGGCATCCTGTCGCTGGTGGTCAAGGACAAACCGTCGCTCTACAACGCCTACATGCCCTATGTGCGCCAGGGCGGCATCTTCGTGCCGACCACCCGCCGGTATTTCATCGGCGATGAAGTGTTCCTGCTGCTGACCTTGCCGGATTCCTCCGAGCGCCTGCCGGTCGCCGGCAAGGTGTGCTGGGTCACCCCGACCGGTGCGCAGGGCAGCCGTCCCGCCGGCATCGGCGTGCAGTTCGCCGATACCGCAGAGGGCGAGGCCGTGCGCGGCAAGATCGAAACCACGCTGGCCGGCACACTCAATTCGGACAAGCCGACGCAGACGATGTGA
- a CDS encoding DUF4380 domain-containing protein yields the protein MDAGLVVEVSPRLGGRMLHLSLPGAPNLLKVGDAVATQPDPQVDAEARDIGYLGHQVWLGPQSQWWMHQQSNPARREAQAPWPPDPWLSYAATEVVGQTAEHIALRGTPSPVSGVRMVYRYALPAGTSGTLQTSATMRNIRDTPVSWDIWFNSRAPADTRVYVPVANEADVRLRHDVDGGFDGLSGATAGGFFSLDLDAPAAGKQGRRGKVFIQPRAGWMAGFRAGQAFVIRFELQPRERIHPEHGQVELYLNWLPDDQAGSLLEMEVHGPYTTLAPEAEASAKETWIVRRYDGPDRREAQLAFLATMLAEAGIEP from the coding sequence GTGGATGCGGGCCTCGTCGTCGAGGTCTCGCCACGGCTCGGCGGACGCATGCTGCATCTGTCCTTGCCCGGTGCGCCGAACCTGTTGAAGGTGGGCGATGCGGTCGCCACGCAACCCGATCCCCAAGTCGATGCGGAGGCAAGAGACATCGGCTACCTCGGCCATCAGGTCTGGCTGGGCCCGCAATCGCAATGGTGGATGCATCAGCAGTCCAATCCTGCGCGGCGCGAAGCGCAGGCACCCTGGCCGCCGGATCCCTGGCTGTCGTACGCCGCGACCGAGGTCGTCGGGCAGACCGCTGAGCACATCGCACTGCGCGGTACACCCAGCCCGGTCAGCGGCGTGCGCATGGTGTACCGCTACGCCTTGCCCGCAGGCACATCGGGAACGCTGCAAACCTCCGCGACGATGCGCAACATCCGCGACACGCCGGTGAGCTGGGATATCTGGTTCAACAGTCGGGCGCCGGCCGACACGCGCGTGTACGTGCCGGTCGCAAACGAAGCCGACGTGCGCCTGCGCCACGATGTCGATGGCGGATTCGACGGGCTGTCGGGCGCGACCGCAGGCGGGTTCTTCAGCCTCGATCTGGATGCGCCCGCCGCCGGCAAGCAGGGCAGGCGCGGCAAGGTATTCATCCAGCCACGCGCCGGATGGATGGCCGGCTTCCGCGCCGGCCAGGCCTTCGTGATCCGCTTCGAGCTGCAGCCGCGCGAACGCATTCATCCAGAACACGGCCAGGTCGAGTTGTACCTGAACTGGCTGCCTGACGATCAGGCCGGCAGCCTGCTGGAAATGGAAGTGCACGGGCCTTACACGACACTCGCGCCCGAGGCGGAGGCCAGCGCGAAGGAGACCTGGATCGTGCGCCGCTACGACGGTCCGGATCGCCGCGAGGCGCAACTCGCGTTCCTGGCGACGATGCTGGCCGAGGCCGGCATCGAGCCCTGA